One Tumebacillus sp. BK434 genomic window carries:
- the qcrB gene encoding menaquinol-cytochrome c reductase cytochrome b subunit, with product MLKKTYDWIDERLGVTPIWRDIADHDVPAHVNPANKMSAFVYCFGGLTFLIIVTQILSGMFLAMYYVPDIVNAYRSVQYITDEVLLGNIVRGMHFWGASLVIIMMFLHMLRVFFTGSYKAPRELNWVVGVLIFFVVIGFGFTGYLLPWDQKAYWATAVGAQIAETVPFLGPYIKTLLIGGDILGALTLTRFFAIHVFFLPAALLGLLGLHFIMIRKQGIAGPL from the coding sequence ATGTTGAAAAAAACATATGACTGGATTGACGAACGCCTGGGCGTTACACCGATTTGGCGTGACATCGCCGATCACGATGTCCCGGCTCACGTCAACCCGGCGAACAAGATGTCCGCGTTCGTCTACTGCTTCGGCGGCCTGACGTTCCTGATCATCGTCACCCAGATTTTGTCCGGTATGTTCCTCGCTATGTACTATGTGCCTGATATTGTAAACGCTTATCGTTCTGTACAATACATCACGGATGAAGTATTGCTTGGCAACATTGTCCGCGGTATGCACTTCTGGGGCGCGTCATTGGTCATTATCATGATGTTCCTGCACATGCTCCGCGTATTCTTCACCGGTTCGTATAAAGCTCCGCGCGAGCTGAACTGGGTTGTCGGCGTCTTGATCTTCTTCGTCGTCATCGGCTTCGGCTTCACCGGCTACCTCTTGCCGTGGGACCAAAAAGCTTACTGGGCGACCGCTGTAGGTGCTCAGATCGCAGAGACCGTTCCGTTCCTTGGTCCGTACATCAAGACCCTGCTGATCGGCGGCGACATCCTCGGCGCGCTGACCCTGACTCGCTTCTTTGCGATTCACGTGTTCTTCTTGCCGGCTGCTCTTCTCGGGCTGTTGGGCTTGCACTTCATCATGATCCGCAAACAAGGTATCGCCGGTCCTCTCTAA